The sequence below is a genomic window from Rhinolophus sinicus isolate RSC01 chromosome X, ASM3656204v1, whole genome shotgun sequence.
TTTGCACGCACATATAAAATCACCTGATACGTCCAACATGCATGACACATCTGTCTCCCTAGGTTTCATACCTGTCCTGGGGCAATATTCCTCCACCGACATAAGACAGCGTTGGGTAAATGTCCATTAGACTCGTGGGCTCGTCAATGACCTTCCCCGCCTCCAGGACTGCCGGCCACCGGAATATTCCTGGGACACGGATGCCCCCTTCCCATCCGCCCATCCCTTTGCCACCTGAAACCAAAGATAAAAGCCAAAGATGAATTCAACTCAACCATATAATTCTCCAGTCGACTGGAAATTAAATCTAGACGGAACGTTTGCGTGCTGTATTTATAAACTTCCaatggtgaatacacaatggagTGTACAGATGATATATTGTAAGTCATGCACCCAAAATTTGTGTGATATTAACCAACGTTATCCCGACACATTTAACTTGAAAATCAACCacccaaaaaaaatctgtaaagaaaAGTGAAAGTTCTAGTCACGAACCTCTTTCAATCATGTGACACATCTagtaattttaagtaaaaacaaaggCTATCCTAACAGAACATTATTATGTGCTCAGGTGTGCTATGGACTTTCAATATTATGAGAGAAGATGAAAGCACATCCCTTAAGCTGAAAATCTTccgtctttttttaaattttctaaagttaaaaaaaaacacctttttttcaattacacttgacatgcaatattatatattaCGTATTCAcctgtacagcatagtgactagacaCGTATGTACTTCACGAAatgatccccccataagtctagtccCCGCCTGGCACCATCCATCACTGTCACCGtattattgactctgttccctgtgctgtactttacgtccctgtgactattttgtaactgccaatctgtactttttaatcccttcccctgtcTCACCTTTTTCCCCCAATCCCCTCACAACTGGCAACAATccgtttgttctctgtatctatgggtttatttctgttttctttgtttgtgtattttgtttttcagattccacttataagtgagatcatacagtatttgtctctctgtctgacGTATCTCACTCAGCCTAACGCCCTCtgcatccatccatgttgtcgcaaatggtaagatgtcattctttCTATGGCCGAGTGATATTCCAGTGTGTATATGTACGACCTCTCCTTTATCGTCATGTATTGATGGGCACCTAGGACGCTGCTAAACCCTGCAGGGCCAGGACGCCCCACATTGGACAGTCACCCAGCCCAGACGTCAGTGGTGTGAGGCTGAGAAACCCCACTTTAGATGGCTCTTGAGAGCCTATGTGCTTATTCTCACGAGGCTTGCGTGACTTCAGGCATTTTTGTCTGAAATTTTTGGAAATGGCCCAAAAAAGCACATCCTTTTTTTTCATGTCGCTTCCTAAGAGATTGTACGTCCCGCCCACATCTCCGAACAGCGTTTGCCATGGAAGGAAAGCGAAAGCCCAGCTCTCTAGACATCACAGAGGCATGAACGAAACACGGCAGCCGCTGGCCATCACCTTTGTAGAGCCCGTTCCAGCCGCCCAGCTGGGCCCCGCTGGCCTGCGCCTCCAGGCGACCCCCGTTGTCCGAGGTGAAGTACACCAGCGTGTGGTTGGCCAGgcgctgctggtccagggactcCAGGATCTTACCTGGCAGAGGGGGAAACAGGAAGCTGCTCACCTTTCACAGGCACCATTGCAACCCCATCATGTTGCTGCTCTGCATTTACTGCACACAACAGTATAATTCGATGTTACTTTATTATACGTTATATACGATTACCTAGGAAGTCACCACTTAACGTAGACTATGGTAATACAGACAGAGCATATGTGGTGTATACTGTgtagtatataaaataatattaagtttaTAATTACTTGTTGTATATTTATGACATAATATCTAACGTGTTATCTATGTATAGCAAACATGTTTagtataaatatcataaatagtaaatatataatacacaatacatataatttattgttatgttataaatataaaatctgtttatattatatcaaaattggaatatataatatatactgtaatatataaatatattatttatatataaatatattgttatactctgatatatttttatattatgaatattatataatattactttacatacaaaatatataatatgcggtatttaaatatacaataaaatatttttaactataactcttataattataaatacataacaacataatatataatgattGACAATTATGTATCATATAATAGCATCACATAACAATTATGTGGAATTATACAATAATTATGTGATAGTAGTATGTTATTATGTAAGATGCAATTATagtatttaacttttaatatgtgatttcattatataataatataatttcatgACATAATGCATCATatctttcattttacaaattatgtaatgtatacaaataatgggaaaatatatacattcggttatatatgatgtatatacaGACAATATATTACAAGgtattatatacaatatacaatatCAGCGTCACCCACAACCACCAGCCAGTACAAATGAGGTTTCACAGCTAAAATAAACTTGTGAGTCCTAATGAAACAGAACCAATAGTTTATAAAATGACACCACCCGAGGTCAGTTAGCAAACCCACCCACTTGCTCGAGAGACCAGCACCCCAGCCCTTCAGGCAGTTCTCATGCCGGGTCACCCCTGAAGGCTGCACCCAAGCTACCGGTTACTCTTTGTGTTCCAGTTGTGAGTAAGCATTTGGTGATAATGAATACTCGGCTCGACTCAGCCAGGATTGTGTTTATGGGTCAACAACCCCTTTGAGGgacaaactattttaaaaaaccaagcggaggggcggccggatggctcaattggttagagcacgagctctgaacaacagggttgccggttcgattcccacatgggatggtgggctgcaccccctgcaactaaagattgaaaacggcgactgcacttggagctgagctgcgccctccacaactagattgaaggacaacgacttggggctgatgggccctggagaaacacactgttccccaatattccccgataaaattaaaaaaccaaatcGATTTGCTTTCAAAGCCACATTGTTTACTTTTTAGAAATGCTTCAGCTAGAAATTAAGATTTGTGTTTCCGTCCTGTGTTTGGAAGAGAAAAGCGCTTCCTGGCAATAGAATGATACCTGAATGATTGGTTCTCATTAGCTCTGGCTAGAGGATTAAGTAGGATAATTTGTAACTTACACCAAGTCAATAAAAGAGCTGGGaatcctgtgtgtgtgcgtgtgtgtgtgtgtgtaaacatataTGTCAATCTCCGTGTATGTAATGTAGAAACATGTACGTGCCTGTGTGTAAATGCCTCTGGCAGCAGAAAAATCGTCAGCTCTCTTACCAGACGAAAATACTAGGAAAGAGGCCGATTATAAAAAGTGGCTGAGTATTTTTTTCAAGGTAAAAGTTTCCTCCAATAGAAAGTTTCAAGTGTTACTGAACTCTTGAGCGTTCAGTAAATGGACGTTGCGTGTCGTTTGGAGTGGAGCACAGTTACGGTTCATTTTTAAGCAAGGTTAATACCTGGCTGAacaattttgtgttttataaacacAGCATTAAGTAGGAAAACAATACACACAGCAGACGCCGGCCTGGTTTTTGATCTGCCTCTGGCTTTCCTAAGATGTTGATAAGGAATGAAGGGGCAAATGCAGATTATGTTGGGCACAGAAATAgctgcttttcctttctcccaggtAAACAATCTTAACCCTTCACTGAATGCAACCAACAGCTTTTAGGACACACCTGCACCGTACATTCCCCTAGATTACAGGATAAACAAAAGTATTTGTTCGCGACAAACACCACATACAGACCTCGACAGAAATTCCCTTTGCAGAATCCTGGCCTTTCACTAAAGACACAAAGACAGCaaagagatttattttcaaaggagATTTTTCTGGAGGGGAATGACCATCAGTGAAGGAAATCGTAATCCTACAGTTACACACAAAAAAGTACAGTGTTACAGCTGTTTTCACTGTAATAGTTTTAGTAGGTTTCAATGTTTGTGTTTCAATGGTTGTGTAGTATCTGCCAGAATATTTactatagatatatatttaaatttatagtgtgtataatttacatatataatgtaatatatgtaaattatacaccgtgtaaatatatatatatagtgtgtgatATATgtgacaaatatatatacatactgtgatacatttatacaccatatataattttatctatatCTCACTATCTGTCTCtctatcatctattatctatatatctatgtatctatctatctatcacagTATAAAATTTAAGCCAGTAATAGACACGCTAGTTTTAATTCAATGAGCTTAAAATGGGCTTCTGATGTCAGATAATTAACGTTCATTAAGCCCTTGCGTTGTTGCTACTCATATATTCcttttgtctttctatgtctgctTAAACTTCCTACTGCCAACTCATGATTTCTCTTTGGGATTACATATAAACTCTAAATGTTAGAGTTGTATGTAGATACTTTCGATAAACACACATGGTGGCAATATGAAGCAGAAATTTACTCAGATTTCCTCTGTCCTGCAAGAAGAGACCGGCCACTCATTCTCCGGTCCTAACCAGTCTTCTCCAATCTCACCTAGACTGTGGTTTACAGTCAAAATATATCATATGTAACAGACAGTGATGGTTTAACACACTTCAAGTGCATTTAAATTAGGCTAACTCTATTTCTTTGAAGGATACGTGATCTCAGTGCCCATTGACacaggcagcaagagaaaactaaGCTATTATCAGCGTAGGTGGTGCTGCATAGGACAACTTTTAGAAATCTCTACtagcaggagagaaaaaaattgtactgTGTTTCATAAGTAAAACACCCTTACTGAGATGAAGAAATATTGTCATATATGAAATGGGAAAAATGCTGTTCAAATAGCACCGTCATTTATTTCATGGACATGCATGGAGCACTGACTTCCCCTGCCTTCACACCAGCCTCCCCCATTTCTAATTAGTTTTCctcagtattatttttctctgtcgaCCCATGTGAATTCTAAACAAATGGCTGCACTTTGGGTAAATTCCCTCCCACAGTTCTAAGCATTGCTTGTAACACGTAACTAATTTAAGGATAACATGGTTCCTTTCATAGCCACCAAAACAGCCATGAATGCCAATATTCTCTACAGTACGTTATTAACCTCAAAAAAGGTGGTttgtttggggttgttttttttttcgttttttttcctggaaagtgACTATCTTTATTTGAAAGACAGGAAAACCTGCATTTACAAATTGTGATGTATTCCCTTGGGGAATGTTTGTTGATTTTACAAATGCTAAAGGCAGCTTTGAATTCAATTCAGGGAAATACTCATCGATTGCCCACAGTGTGCCAGGGAGCTGTGTATTATTGGAGGCAATTAATACAGATTTTCTTTAGTCTAATCCATGAATGAGACACTTACAGTCGATTTTCCCGAATACTCACCCACCATCCAATCCATTTCTTCTACGTTATCGCCGTAGCGTCCGTATTTACTGTGCCCCACAAACTTCTCTCTGGTGATGAGCGGTGTGTGGACATGTAGAAAGGACACAAACAGGAGAAAAGGTCCACGTTTATACCTAAGGGGTAGAGAGTCAACTGAGTTATCTTAGTAAATAAAGGCGGTTTTATTCCCACTTGGATATTGTTCTGCCTCCATTGAAAGGTCTCAGAAGAGTTGGCAGAGGTTTCTATGTATTTAGGTTACTTTGATCAATCATTTGAGTAACAAATACCATAGCAAGACTCATGCAGAAAGGataagaggaggaaagaagaagaacGGAAACTTTGTATCAGCAATAAAATATCTGGCAGAGTCGGATCATTTGATCTCTTGCATCCAGGGTAGCATGTGACATAAAATAACAGCTTCAcacatgtttttaatctttgttgaataaataggtggctggatgaatgagtgaatgaatgaataaatgaatgaatgaatgaatgaatgaatgaaacccaTATGGATCTTCCCACCTATTTTCTGAGAATGCTTTCTCAGACATGGGTTAGGAAGTGTCGTACCCCAGGCAGAGACACAGGTATACTGCATTCAGCTTTCAGACAGTCCCTACTCTCTGTGCCCCTCAGTCACACAAGCCCCAGCACTTAATTGGACACACAGTTCTCCAGAACACAGACTGCTTATATGCAGGTAGGAGTGTCCATTTGAACCACCACCAACCAAGGGAAACAAAGGGCATGTAAGTAACAAGATAGCATGTCGTCTATAGAAAGGGTTCTTGTGcatttcttctgcttccttctttgtGCTGCCTGGAACATAAGCATGATGGCTGGAGCTTTGGCATCCAGTTTGGGCTGTGAGGCTGCTcgggcagaattttttttttttttttaaatagcaagcaGGGGgctcaaaaaaagagagaaatacacTTCTTTCCTTTACATCTCATTTGTTGTGTGCTGCATTTTAATGTCCCATGTAGCCATCCTAAAAGATCCCAAGCAAACTTGAGTTGGTATGGGAGCAGCAGGAACAATGAACAGAGCCAGGTAACTGTCCCACCATTCTGCCTGCTGTGCTAAGCAAAGAATGAATGTGACAGTTACAAAGGCTTATGAGGGAATGAGGTCCCATTGCCTAGTCATTATACCCATGGAGTTATACTGTGTCATCCTCCTGCGTGCCCTCCACACCCCCATTAGGAGAGCAGAGAAAGGTCAATGAGTCTGCATACCAACAACTTCAAAATACCTCTCACTGGTCATCTGAACTAAGCAGCAGTGCAAAGGCCTGACAGTATTACATTGCTGGGTGCATGGCTTGCATTAAGTACATAAAACGTAAAACTAGATATCACTAAATAGAGTCACTTCCTAATTGTTAGTGAACACCTCACTAGTATTTTCAGGCTGTTTCTGGGCAAAGCAAAATTGAGATGAAGCTCAAAGAGTCCGTCCGTCTTGATACTAACCCACACCAATGGATTAAAATGCCATAATtccagttttgtattttttaaagcagtgagcAAAATCTATTTCTTCGCCTTTGCAGGGTTTGAAATTTGCAGGAAATGTTAACTGTccgtttttcttttctatctcagTAGAAATTCCAACATAGCGTACATATCTCACACACAGAAAAGGCCCATCTCATCCGGAGGTACCCAATTTCTCTGAAATAACATCAAAACGGTCGTGCAGAAAATCAGGCCAGCCCGAAGGGCTTACCTGTCCTACCTGTTGATGAAACTCAGGGCTTCTTTCAGCATGAACGCTGAAACTCTGTCTTCTCTCATCGGCTGCTGGAGGATTTCGTGGTTTCTCATCAGGACGCAGTTCCAACGCCGAGTAAAGCCATAGCTGGAGTACCAGGATGCAAAAAAGAGGAGGGCGAGCAGAGTGAGGGTCACGATGACCTTCCAGGGAATCGCGAGCCAGTGGGCAAGCTTGGGGACAAGCAGGAGAAGAGGGACGAGGCCGATGGCTGCTGTGGCCACCCAGAGCTGGATCCGGAGGCGACGGTGCAGTTCTGGCATCTCAGATGCTATGCAGTCGCTCAGGAGACCCAAGGGCAGGCCGTAGAAATAGCTGAACCCGTGGTTCAGGGGGTGGTAGCAGTGGTCGTCCCGGGATGCACAGCTCAGACCTTGGTGCCATTTTCCTGCAAGGGACACAGCACGGGGATGGTGGCAGCACCAGCAACCAGCTGTTTCTACAGGGTGGACGTCCCTCTGTGAATGCCAAGGGGGACTTGGGCTTCCTGGCCAGGGCAGCACCATCTCGGTGGCCCCATCGTCACCTCCCTGGAAATGCTAACAAGTCTACATAAGCCACCCACATGTCTCCCCCTACATTCTGAGACTTTCGGACTGGAACTGGGCAGCAGAAACCCGTTTGCTCGCTGGAAGGGCATGATGCTAGTGCTGCCTCAGAAGAAATAATATGCTGGGTGCCTGACCATCCCCTGGACCCTCAGGAATGTCCCAGGTGTCGGGTACTGGCTGGGTGGCCAGAACCTACGTCTCTGTGTTCACATCTGCACTCACTAGCAGTGTGTTTTGCCCGTGGCCATTCTTATCCAGGCTCTCTTACGGTAACTCCCTGACAAGGCACCAAAATGCCACAAACAGAGCTCCAGACGAAGGCCCCCCAGGTCTGCATGATAAACTAGCCAAAGAAATTCATCCAATTCAACCAACGAATTCGGGCTATGTTAGCCCTTCCTTCTAATGACAACTCATCACGTGGGCCAGTTCTAATTCACTTACACACATCACAACGCTTACTCCTTTCCAGACCCTGTATGATTGATGACAAATGCACCAGCTTATGTTATAACAGCAAAGCCACGTTTGaatctgggggaggggaagtctGAGTGTTCCTGAGAGCTGATTTAGAATATCTGCATTCAAGGGTGCTTCTGGGGGTTTCACGAGAATAACATCCTTGTCGGTCAACATACAAACGAcacaaattatgttttttgttaAATAGGGGACATCTTAGAAGACATTATAGTCTTGTAATCCACAGGGAGAATCCTAAAAAGCGTGGACACAGTGAGTAGGCGGCACTTCTCAAACGTAGTTGCTCTCAGAATGTCTCCTCAGAGGAATCAGACATTGACCCAGAATTCTATGGAATAAACGTACTCGGTGATACGGTGACTCACACTGtcacacccacccctccccacccaaggGCACAGGACACCAGGTGATCTAAATAAATCGTTGCCTCAGCGTGGTCACTTTTCCTGCGTTCATTTCTCAAGGTCAAGAAGAGGACATCTTTTGGGGACCCAAAAGGGTTATATCCCTTCCTTACACAATATTCCATTTTGGTGACAATAATGCACAAGCACATCTGTTTTTATTCCCATGGTTTTTCCAAGACCTTGCTGTTGATATCATTTGTGTCTTAAATTCCTCCCCCACGTGTCTCTGCTCCAAGAGGAATCAGCTGGCAGGTACCCAGCCAACGTCTCCGGAAAGCCGAGTCACAAGGAGAGGGAAAGTGCCTACCCCTGTGTCCACGTCCTCGGGCCGTACCTATCAGTCCTGTACGGTAACCCTGATGCTGCAGCAGCTTGGCAAACGTCGTCTCGTTGGCGGGAAGACCACCTGAGCCTCCAAGCCAGGGCAGGGCACGGTTCAGGTTGGAGGGAGACGCCATTCCTGAACACAGAGAAGCAAACGACCGCTGAGTACCACAGCCCCTCTCTGCATGACAGTCTGCATGAACTGTAATACGGAGCCCCAATGTCCTTAAACTGTCTCCTCGTGCACATTCTCTAGTCCGTTCGTTCTCTCCCGTTTCCCCTTGACGTTGTCTCTGTACGTCCTTAGCTCGTCCCCTCCCACGTGCCAAATGCAGATGTTGTCTTGAAATTAGGACACAAGACAATCACGTGGGAATTTCATATTAACAGGAagcgttttttttctttttcgagTAGACATGTCTGTCCCAAATAGTGCCGAGGGCATGTATTGGTTGCTTATtcaaaattcaagtttaactggaCGTGTCACTGCACAGGCTATCCTTGGACATCAATTCTGAACCTGAACCCCATCTTTCTAGGGGGTGAAAAGCCCACATGGGGGAGACACAGAAGTTTCTGTCCTACCTTCAGCTGCACAGTGGGCTTCTGTCTATTTGGGAATCCAAGTCTTGGCACGGCAAACACAGACTCCCTCATCTCTGTGCTTGAAACCCGCCTCAGTAAAGGACCATAATTCTCCCAGTCGTCGTGTCCAGAAATGCATGGGCTCCTTTTGaatctccctcctccctcagcctcaCCTCCAATCAATCACCAAGTCCTGACCAGTCTCAATCACCTTCCCAAGGACCCTTCCAATCCGTCTTTTCTCCCGTCAAAACGCACCAATGCCCTTCCATCACCCTCTGTTCAAATCTAAATGTGGGGCATGGCTTATACAGTCTTTCCTGCTCTGAGATGTGTGATTGTTTGGGCGGCCACCCCCATCTCTTTACTCAGTCACACATCCCCGCGTTATCTTTGTGCGTCATTTTCTCAGGGGGAACCCACCCTTCCTCCTGTGGCACGTCTTCTAGGAAGG
It includes:
- the ARSH gene encoding arylsulfatase H, translating into MRQPFYEWNCWLSLSLCYLFGGLNGTFVTRNARPNIVLLMADDLGVGDLCCYGNNTVSTPNIDRLASEGVRLTQHLAAASVGTPSRAAFLTGRYPIRSGMASPSNLNRALPWLGGSGGLPANETTFAKLLQHQGYRTGLIGKWHQGLSCASRDDHCYHPLNHGFSYFYGLPLGLLSDCIASEMPELHRRLRIQLWVATAAIGLVPLLLLVPKLAHWLAIPWKVIVTLTLLALLFFASWYSSYGFTRRWNCVLMRNHEILQQPMREDRVSAFMLKEALSFINRYKRGPFLLFVSFLHVHTPLITREKFVGHSKYGRYGDNVEEMDWMVGKILESLDQQRLANHTLVYFTSDNGGRLEAQASGAQLGGWNGLYKGGKGMGGWEGGIRVPGIFRWPAVLEAGKVIDEPTSLMDIYPTLSYVGGGILPQDRVIDGRNLMPLLEGRVYHSDHEFLFHYCGLYLHTVRWRQKDCATVWKVHYVTPKFSPEGAGACYGSEMCSCSTDVTYHDPPLLFDISRDPSETRPVSPGNEALFDSVVQKVEAAVQDHRRTLTPAPLQLSMFNTIWKPWLQPCCGTFPFCGCDKEDDIIPNA